TACATCGAACAACTTTTAGCTTGTTTAATTTTTCTTCTTTTCGAGATCTCCTTTCCAACAAATATCTTCCTTCCTTACACCCATAGTATAGCACGATATAAAAGCGCTTTCAAGTAATAAACTCACCTTTTTCAAAAGAAAATTCCTACCTTAAATATGAATAAAATATGAACATTTGTGAAAAAACCGCATATAATTTGTGGTCTTAAAAAATCATATGTTATAGTTAGATTGTGAATTAAATTAAAGGGAGAGAAGATGATGGACTATTATAAAAAAACAGCGGATGAAATAGTGAAGGAGTCTTCTTCACAAAGTAAAGCAGGCCTTAGTCAAGATGAAGTAAAAACGCGTTATGAAAAATATGGACCAAACCGTTTTGCTGAAGAAAAAAAAGATTCCATGCTAAAGAAAATTTTATTAAGTTTAACGGATTTTACTACATTAGTTTTAATGGTAGCGGCAATTATTTCGTTTTACACCGCCATTGCAACGGATCATGGTGACTTATTTGAAGGAATTTTGATTATTGCGATTATTGTCATTAATTCGGTTTTGACAATTGTGCAAGAAGGAAATGCTGAAAAAGCGCTCAGTGCGTTGCAGGATATGAACAAACAAACGGCAACTGTTATAAGAGACGGTCAGCAAAAAGATATCGATGCGGATGAATTAGTACCAGGTGATTTATTGGTTATTGAAAATGGTGCAATGATTGCGGCGGATGCTCGTTTAACGCAAGCTTCCCAATTGCGAATTGAGGAGTCTGCGTTGACCGGGGAAAGTGAGCCGGTGGAAAAAGATGCTGATTTTGTTAGTGAGGAACAATTACCATTAGGAGATCAGCAAAACATGGTCTTCAAAGGCTGTACTGTCGTAAATGGACGCGGACAAGCGATTGTTACTGCTACCGGGATGCAAACGCAAATGGGTAAAATTGTGGGCTTGTTAAGTGACGCAGGCACTTCTTTGACACCTTTACAAAAAAGGTTAAATCAATTAGGCAAACGGATCAGTTTAATTGCTTTGGTTGCTGCAGCTTTAGTCTTTTTAATTGGGTATTTACAAAATGAGCCAATTTTAGAGATGTTTATGACGTCAGTTTCTTTAGCTGTTGCGGCAGTTCCTGAAACCCTAACTGTCATTGTCACATTAACATTAGCTTATGGCGTGCAGAAAATGGCCAAGAAAAATGCAATCATTAGACGATTACCGGCAGTCGAAACGCTCGGGACTGCAAGTGTGATCTGTTCGGATAAAACTGGTACCTTGACTCAAAATAAAATGCAGGTTCGCCGTGTTTGGTCTAGAGGCGATGAAGTAACAGACGTTGAAGATGGCATGACAGATGAAGCGATGGAAGTATTAAAAATTGCCAGCCTTTGTACCGATGTCATTGTAGAAAAAGGCGAAGATGATGAAGTAATCGTCAAGGGTAACCCGACAGAAGTTGCCATTGTAAGAGCGATCGAAGAAAATTATCATACAAAAAAAGAATTAGATGAAGAATATCCGCGGATTGCAGAATTGCCTTTTGATTCACAGCGCAAGATGATGACAACGGTGCATAAAATGGGGAATAAGAAATTTCTTTCCGTTACCAAAGGCGCCTTTGATGTTTTAATGCCCAAATTTCATTATGGGGACGTAGAACGGGCACAAGTTGTAAATGATCGTTTTGGGAAAAAGGCGTTGCGCGTCATTGCAGTTGGGTATCGGATCTTTGAGGCAGAGCCAACTGAGATCACTTCGGAAAATTTGGAACAAGATTTACGCTTACTGGGATTAGTGGGGATGATCGATCCGCCGCGACCTGAAAGTAAAGGTGCGATTAAAAAAGCACGCAAGGCAGGAATTAAGACCGTTATGATTACAGGGGACCACGTAGTAACTGCTAGTGCAATCGCCAAAGAGTTAGGTATTTTGAATCACAAAAATCAAGCAATCTCCGGGGCGCAATTGCAAAAATTAACCGATGATGAATTAGATGGAAAAGTAAAAGATTTAACCGTCTATGCTCGTGTAACACCAGAAGATAAAATCAGAATTGTAAAATCATGGCAGCGAACGGGTGCTGTCGTGGCCATGACCGGAGATGGTGTCAATGATGCACCGGCACTAAATGCTAGTGACGTTGGATGTGCGATGGGAATTACCGGGACAGATGTTGCCAAAGGAGCAGCAGATATTGTTTTAACCGACGATAATTTTGCTACAATTGTTGATGCAGTTGCGCAGGGGCGAACTGTTTATCAAAATATCCGTAAAGCGATCAACTTTTTATTAAGCTGTAATATCTCAGAAATTTTCATCGTCCTTATTGCTATGCTGATTGGCTGGGGAGCACCATTTAGTGCTGTGCAATTGCTATTTGTAAATGTTGTAGCAGACGGCTTGCCAGGTTTTGCCTTAGGAAGAGAGCCAGCTGAAGCGGGAATTATGAATGAGCCACCAATTCCAGCTCATGAAGGAATTTTTGCCCGTGGTCTTTGGCAGAAGATTGCGGTAAATGCAGGTATCTTTACTGTAGTAACACTATTTGGTTATTATCTTGGTTCTTTTGTGGATAGCGTTAGTCCATGGGTAGATGCAAGTGCTGAAGTAGGTCAGACGGTTGCCTTTTTAGTCTTAGCCTATTCTTCGATTATTCATGTTTTTAATGTTCGGAGCAGTCGTTCGATTTTCCAAGTGAAATTAGCAACGAATAAATCATTGTTTGAAATGGCAGTCTTAGCGATTTTGATTACAACTGCAATTGCTTTGTTGCCTTTTACACAAGACTTGTTTAATTTAGTGCATATTAGCTTAAATCACTGGTTTTTAGTGGCGATTTTATCAATCGTCCCGGTATTTGTAAATGAAATGATTAAGTTTCATTTTTCAACTGACGAAGAATAAAAAATTCCTGAAATTTTTAGAATGCTCTTTTTACGCTAAGATAAAAAAACCTCTGTTGCCTTCATCTAAAATGAAAGTAACAGAGTTTTTTTGTGTTTGATTTTTTTACACTAGCATGACTTATTAAAAAGTTTCGGCTTCGTTTGGTAAGTTGTTGTAAAAAGCTGCTTTAGTGGCATAAATATAAGGATTTAACCATAAGTAGCCAATACCGCAAGTCAATACTGCCAAGATGTGCCAACCGATAAAGCTTAGATCCAACCAGAATAACTGGCCTTTGTAGCCGTTCATTAAGCGACGGCTTGCAGTAATACATTCAAGATAACCTGGTTTTTGGCCAGTACCATCTAAAATATCGTAATAGATAAAGTTCGCTTGTGAATAAGAATAACTTTTAACAATCCCAGGAATTAAGAATAGTAAAGACCACAAACCAATAAAGATTGTTGAAAGTAGGTAAATACATACAACGCCAACTAGATAAGGGCTTTTGAATGCACGGAAAATATCACTCATTGGATGGATGTCCACACGTTTGCCACGGTAAATATCTAAGAAAGTCCAAGACATTCCAGAGACAAAAATAGAGGTCAGAAGCCCGCTAATAATGCCGCCACCTTGTTGTCCAATTTGTGCTGTCCAAGAGACATCACCGTTACTGTTTTGAATCCCATTTGAAACGGTATCCAATGTATCAGGACTAAAAAGTGCGATACCACTAATAATAGCAATAAGAGGAATGATAATAATTGCTGCAATTGCAATACCAATAACCGTTGGGATTAAGTTCATTAAAACGGCATCTTTCCAGCGCCCTTGTAGCATTTGTTTTGCTTCTAACTTTAATTCACCAGATGATTTCATTTTTTTCAACTCCTTTTTCAAAGTAATATTAGTATAACAAAAACTTTAACTTTTGGAAAATTACAAGAATTTTTCTGTATTTTGCCTTTTTTTAAGGGAATAAAAGCACATTTATTAAGAGAAAATAACAGTAGAAATTATAACCTTGCAAATTTTTTCCCGAGCCTTTATGATGGTTGAAGCTACAAAGAACAAAGTAGAAAGTAGGGAGTAAAATGGCACAAGAACCAGCCATCAAATACCGTTTAATAAAAAAAGAAAAACATACGGGAGCTCGGTTAGGTGAACTGATTACACCTCACGGGACTTTTCCAACCCCAATGTTTATGCCAGTAGGAACATTAGCAACTGTAAAAACTATGGCGCCAGAAGAATTAAAGGAAATGGGTGCCGGAGTAATTTTGAGTAACACTTACCATTTATGGCTACGACCAGGGGAAGATCTAGTTGCAGAAGCTGGTGGTTTGCACAAGTTTATGAATTGGGATCAACCTATTTTAACTGATTCAGGTGGCTTTCAAGTATTTTCATTAGCCGATATGCGTAATATCACCGAAGAAGGCGTTCATTTTAAAAATCACTTAAATGGTGCACCGCTTTTCTTATCACCAGAAAAAGCGATTAATATTCAAAATAAACTGGGTTCAGATATTATGATGAGTTTTGATGAATGTCCGCCGTTTGATGAAAGTTATGATTATGTCAAAAAATCCGTTGAACGGACTTCACGTTGGGCACAAAGAGGATTAGAAGCCCACGCCAATCCAGATCGCCAAGGTTTGTTTGGTATTATCCAAGGAGCTGGCTTTGAAGATTTACGTCGTCAAAGTGCCAAAGATTTAATTAGTATGGATTTTCCCGGCTATTCTATTGGTGGGTTATCAGTTGGTGAACCAAAAGCTGAAATGAATCGCGTCTTAGATTTCACAACACCGCTGATTCCAGATCATAAGCCCCGCTATTTAATGGGCGTTGGGGCAGCAGATTCACTAATTGATGGTGTGATTCGCGGAATTGACATGTTTGACTGTGTCTTACCAACAAGAATTGCCCGCAATGGTACTTGTATGACTTCACAAGGCCGGTTAGTTGTAAAAAATGCAAAATTTGCCCACGATTTTAGACCATTAGATGAAAAATGTGATTGCTATACTTGTCGTAATTACAGTCGCGCATATATTCGTCATTTGATTCATTGTGATGAAACCTTTGGGATCCGTTTAACCACATATCACAACTTATACTTCTTGTTGAATCTAATGAAACAAGTTCGCCAAGCAATCATGGATGATAACTTGTTAGAATTTCGTCAAGCTTTCTTTGAAGAATATGGCTATAATAAAGAAAACGCGAAAAGTTTTTAAAATTCATAGAAAAAACTAGTTTAAGTAAAGAATCTTTGTTAAAGTTATTCTTGTGAATCAAATTAAACGAGGTGAATAAAATGGGTGGCTTACCAACGATTATCATGTTCGTTGTTTTATTAGGGGCAATGTGGTTTATGTCACGTTCAACGAAAAAACAACAACAAGAACGTCAAAATACGTTGAATGCAATGAAACCAGGCGATGAAGTTGTAACAATCGGCGGCTTACATGGTGTTTTGTCTGAAGTTGACGAAACGAATAAAACCGTAACAATCGATTGCGAAGGTGTGTTTCTTGTTTTTGATAAACAAGCAATCAAATCAATTACTCCTGGTAAATCTGTCGTAGTTGACGATACGGTGACAGAAGTTAAAACAGAAGACTTAATTTCTGATTCAACAGATTCAACTGACGAAAATAGCGATAAAGAATAATCCTGCTTTTGCGGGATTTTTCTTTTATCCTTTAGTGTTAGTCAGCTAATAAAAAAATACCCGATACATAAAAAAGATGGAGTTTGCACGACCTTTTTAATACAAGGAGAAAAAAATGCAAAGCTTAATTAATAAACTGCAAAAAAGACGGGACCAGCTAAGTGAATTGGAACGCCAAGTTTTTGATTATATTTTACGTAATCCGCAAAAAATTGGGCAGATGACCGCCGATGAAGTCGCTGGGGAGCTGTTCATTTCAACGGCGACAGTATCGCGTACGGCAAAACATCTGGGATTTCGCGGCTTTCAAGAATTAAAATACGCGATTGCGCAATATGACGATGTGGAAAAAGCAGAACAGCACGATTTACGAATTGATCACGACATAAAAACCATTATGGCCTCAATTGAAAAACAATTGCATCAAACATTTCGTCTGTTGCAAAAAGAGCCGTTAGATGAAGTAGTGACAAAGTTGTTTCATGCTGAAAAAATTGAAATATTTGGTGTTGGAGGCAGTTTGCCAAATTGTATTGAAGCTGCACGCAAATTAACCTTCTTAGGTAAAAATGCCTCTGCAAGAATTGATTGGGATGAACTTCAAGCGGTTTCTAAATCTTTAACAAAAAAAGATGCCGCAATTATTGTCTCCAATAGCGGCGAGACAATTCATTTAATGGAATACGCCCGTAACCTGATGGCAAATAAAGTTCCAATCATTGCTATCGTGGGAACGAAGAATTCAACCTTGGCTAAACTGGCGGACTATCCCTTACAAGTTATGGTAGAAATGGTTTATTTTGATCAAGTTGATTTAAGCTCGCGGGTGTCTTTAACAGCTGTTACAGATATTTTAATGATGAAACTAGCAGAAAAAATGAGATAAAAATGGCAATAGCGATAATGAAAGAGCATACAAAATCTTGTATGCTCTTTCATTGTCTTTCGCAAATATTGCATTTTTGTTTTAACTGGCTAAAATAAGACAAGTAATAAGAAAGCGGATACATAACGTTTTTCTTGTTGCAGGTGATGTGTAATAAAATAAAAAAATATTATGCACTACCACAAATTAAAAATTATCACTGAAACTTATCTAATGTATCCGAAATAATTTACAGCACTCATTTAATTAGCATAAGAACAGATGATAATAAAAATAACAAGTGTGGAGGACACAAGAATGAAGAAAAAAGCTGGGTTTTGGGAATTTTTTCAAGGATTAGGAAAAACGTTTATGCTTCCAGTAGCATTGCTGGCGTTTATGGGGATTTTACTAGGGATTGGGAGTTCATTTTCTAGTGAGTCAACAATCCAAGCCTTACCATTTTTAGGAAATGATATTTTACAAGTTATCTTCCGCTTTATGTCAGCGATTGGTGGTTTTGCATTTACTTATTTACCAGTTATGTTTGCCATGGCAATTCCTTTAGGTTTAGTTCGTAAAGAAAAAGGGGTAGCAGCCTTTTCTGGTTTTGTCGGCTACGTTGTAATGAATTTAGCCATCAATTTTTACTTAACTGAAACAAACAACTTAGCTGCTGCTGAAAGTTTACGAGAAGCAGGCCAAGGAATGGTCTTTGGTATTCAGACAATAGAAATGGGTGTACTAGGGGGTATTATTGCCGGAGTAATCGTCTATCATCTGCATAATCGTTTTTATCAAACGCAGCTGCCAGATAGTTTTGCTTTCTTTTCAGGCGCTCGTTTTGTACCAATTATCACATCACTTGTAATGGCGTTGGTAGGGACAGCGATTCCGATGATTTGGCCAGTATTTGCTTTACTTATTACTGGTATTGGCACTTTAATTCAAAAAGCTGGTCCATTTGGTCCATTTTTATTTGGTTCAGGCGAACGTTTATTACTCCCATTTGGCCTGCATCATATTCTAGTATCTATGATTCGTTTCACAGAAGCTGGGGGTCATGCAGTAATTGATGGTAAAGAAGTTTTTGGTGCTTTAAATATTTTTTATGCAGAATTGCAAAATAATTTACCAATCAGCTCTGCTGCTACTGCCTTTTTATCACAAGGTAAAATGCCAACATTTATGTTTGGTCTACCAGCAGCCGCACTGGCAATGTATCAAACTGCCAAACCAGAAAATCGTCATAAAATTAAAGGACTATTAATTTCCGGCGTAATTGCAACTTTTGTCACAGGAATCACAGAACCGATTGAATTTCTATTTTTGTTTATTAGCCCATTACTATGGATTTTCCATGTTATTATGACTGGCGCTGGTTTTATGATTATGAGCTTATTAGGAGTTACGATTGGCAACACAGATGGTGGGGTATTAGACTTCTTAATCTTTGGTGTAATGCAAGGTAATTATACGAAATGGTGGATGGTATTAATCGTGGGTGCTTTTTGGTTTGCAATTTACTACTTCGTCTTTAAAACTGTTATCTTACGAAAAGACTTGAAAACACCAGGTCGTGAGGCAGTAGTAGATGAAACAGAATACACTGATACTGAGACAAACTACGCTAAAAAAGGTGGCTATGATGCGACGGGCATTTTAAATGCTTTAGGTGGCGCAGAAAATATTGAATCATTGGACAATTGTATTACACGTCTTCGTTTAGTTTTACAAGATGGCAAAAAAGTTCAAGATGATGAATTGAAAAAATTAGGGGCTTTAGGCGTCGTGCATTTGGATGATACCAATGTTCAAGTCATTATCGGTACTAAAGTTACAACAGTGCGCAATGCACTAGACAATTTGATTTAAGAAAAGAGGCAAAGACGATGGATTTTGACACAGTCGTCAATCGTAAAGGTACATTTTGTACCCAATGGGATTATGTTCAAGATCGTTTTGGCGTAGCGGACTTGCTACCTTTTACGATTTCAGATACCGATTTTGCTTTACCTGATGAAGTAATGACAGCTTTAAAAGACCGGTTGCAACATCCAGTTTTTGGTTATACCCGCTGGAATCACGAAACATTTAAACAAAGTATTTTACATTGGTATGAAAAAAGGTTCACGAGTTATCTTACGCCAGAAGATATCGTTTATAGTCCGACAGTCATGTATAGCATTTCAAAATTATTGCAAA
The DNA window shown above is from Enterococcus montenegrensis and carries:
- the tgt gene encoding tRNA guanosine(34) transglycosylase Tgt, encoding MAQEPAIKYRLIKKEKHTGARLGELITPHGTFPTPMFMPVGTLATVKTMAPEELKEMGAGVILSNTYHLWLRPGEDLVAEAGGLHKFMNWDQPILTDSGGFQVFSLADMRNITEEGVHFKNHLNGAPLFLSPEKAINIQNKLGSDIMMSFDECPPFDESYDYVKKSVERTSRWAQRGLEAHANPDRQGLFGIIQGAGFEDLRRQSAKDLISMDFPGYSIGGLSVGEPKAEMNRVLDFTTPLIPDHKPRYLMGVGAADSLIDGVIRGIDMFDCVLPTRIARNGTCMTSQGRLVVKNAKFAHDFRPLDEKCDCYTCRNYSRAYIRHLIHCDETFGIRLTTYHNLYFLLNLMKQVRQAIMDDNLLEFRQAFFEEYGYNKENAKSF
- the malX gene encoding maltose/glucose-specific PTS transporter subunit IIBC, which codes for MKKKAGFWEFFQGLGKTFMLPVALLAFMGILLGIGSSFSSESTIQALPFLGNDILQVIFRFMSAIGGFAFTYLPVMFAMAIPLGLVRKEKGVAAFSGFVGYVVMNLAINFYLTETNNLAAAESLREAGQGMVFGIQTIEMGVLGGIIAGVIVYHLHNRFYQTQLPDSFAFFSGARFVPIITSLVMALVGTAIPMIWPVFALLITGIGTLIQKAGPFGPFLFGSGERLLLPFGLHHILVSMIRFTEAGGHAVIDGKEVFGALNIFYAELQNNLPISSAATAFLSQGKMPTFMFGLPAAALAMYQTAKPENRHKIKGLLISGVIATFVTGITEPIEFLFLFISPLLWIFHVIMTGAGFMIMSLLGVTIGNTDGGVLDFLIFGVMQGNYTKWWMVLIVGAFWFAIYYFVFKTVILRKDLKTPGREAVVDETEYTDTETNYAKKGGYDATGILNALGGAENIESLDNCITRLRLVLQDGKKVQDDELKKLGALGVVHLDDTNVQVIIGTKVTTVRNALDNLI
- the yajC gene encoding preprotein translocase subunit YajC, whose amino-acid sequence is MGGLPTIIMFVVLLGAMWFMSRSTKKQQQERQNTLNAMKPGDEVVTIGGLHGVLSEVDETNKTVTIDCEGVFLVFDKQAIKSITPGKSVVVDDTVTEVKTEDLISDSTDSTDENSDKE
- a CDS encoding DUF975 family protein, coding for MKSSGELKLEAKQMLQGRWKDAVLMNLIPTVIGIAIAAIIIIPLIAIISGIALFSPDTLDTVSNGIQNSNGDVSWTAQIGQQGGGIISGLLTSIFVSGMSWTFLDIYRGKRVDIHPMSDIFRAFKSPYLVGVVCIYLLSTIFIGLWSLLFLIPGIVKSYSYSQANFIYYDILDGTGQKPGYLECITASRRLMNGYKGQLFWLDLSFIGWHILAVLTCGIGYLWLNPYIYATKAAFYNNLPNEAETF
- a CDS encoding MurR/RpiR family transcriptional regulator, producing MQSLINKLQKRRDQLSELERQVFDYILRNPQKIGQMTADEVAGELFISTATVSRTAKHLGFRGFQELKYAIAQYDDVEKAEQHDLRIDHDIKTIMASIEKQLHQTFRLLQKEPLDEVVTKLFHAEKIEIFGVGGSLPNCIEAARKLTFLGKNASARIDWDELQAVSKSLTKKDAAIIVSNSGETIHLMEYARNLMANKVPIIAIVGTKNSTLAKLADYPLQVMVEMVYFDQVDLSSRVSLTAVTDILMMKLAEKMR
- a CDS encoding cation-translocating P-type ATPase; translation: MDYYKKTADEIVKESSSQSKAGLSQDEVKTRYEKYGPNRFAEEKKDSMLKKILLSLTDFTTLVLMVAAIISFYTAIATDHGDLFEGILIIAIIVINSVLTIVQEGNAEKALSALQDMNKQTATVIRDGQQKDIDADELVPGDLLVIENGAMIAADARLTQASQLRIEESALTGESEPVEKDADFVSEEQLPLGDQQNMVFKGCTVVNGRGQAIVTATGMQTQMGKIVGLLSDAGTSLTPLQKRLNQLGKRISLIALVAAALVFLIGYLQNEPILEMFMTSVSLAVAAVPETLTVIVTLTLAYGVQKMAKKNAIIRRLPAVETLGTASVICSDKTGTLTQNKMQVRRVWSRGDEVTDVEDGMTDEAMEVLKIASLCTDVIVEKGEDDEVIVKGNPTEVAIVRAIEENYHTKKELDEEYPRIAELPFDSQRKMMTTVHKMGNKKFLSVTKGAFDVLMPKFHYGDVERAQVVNDRFGKKALRVIAVGYRIFEAEPTEITSENLEQDLRLLGLVGMIDPPRPESKGAIKKARKAGIKTVMITGDHVVTASAIAKELGILNHKNQAISGAQLQKLTDDELDGKVKDLTVYARVTPEDKIRIVKSWQRTGAVVAMTGDGVNDAPALNASDVGCAMGITGTDVAKGAADIVLTDDNFATIVDAVAQGRTVYQNIRKAINFLLSCNISEIFIVLIAMLIGWGAPFSAVQLLFVNVVADGLPGFALGREPAEAGIMNEPPIPAHEGIFARGLWQKIAVNAGIFTVVTLFGYYLGSFVDSVSPWVDASAEVGQTVAFLVLAYSSIIHVFNVRSSRSIFQVKLATNKSLFEMAVLAILITTAIALLPFTQDLFNLVHISLNHWFLVAILSIVPVFVNEMIKFHFSTDEE